The following coding sequences lie in one Spirosoma sp. KUDC1026 genomic window:
- a CDS encoding RagB/SusD family nutrient uptake outer membrane protein has product MKKTLILPLSRSMLAVSALLFSTTGCKDLLQEVPVSQVSSQYANTATGFEAVVKAAYASLREYYGRESAMTLTVFGTDTYTMGADGAYKFVNQYTSQINPQLDITRDTWNALYRAINTINVGLEAAPSITGLDETLKKRRIAELKFLRAHHYFLLVQTFGSVSLLTKGNLVPSKEYSRAPIKDIYAQIVSDLESSLTDLTPPTTDYGRVTKGAAEHLLARVYLTKATDKDAAAADDFVKAGTYAQNVIKNYSYSLLPDFASVFAQGGGEINSEVIFATQYTSEPLTDIGNGFNSTTTNTVTINGNQTHLYFGMEYDVQAGMQRDIANGRPFKRFRPTDYMLNVVFAQKDRDNDSRYKKTFKDTWLSNNPSKTTPIFDNSKTSLKFTAGDTAIFIPGYEMSVADRAKRRYQVLVPSLYRPNLFPTLQKFLDPLRPNVSYEPGSRDFIMFRLAETYLIAAEALIKQGKAADAVPFINAVRRRAAWPGKTTAMEITAAQATMEFIMEEREREMAGEMHRWFDLKRWGILIERVKAYNPDGAPNIKDFHVLRPIPQDQIDRTAGGPTAYPQNPGY; this is encoded by the coding sequence AGGAGGTACCTGTCTCGCAGGTAAGCAGTCAGTATGCGAACACTGCCACCGGTTTTGAAGCCGTTGTTAAGGCCGCTTATGCCTCACTCCGGGAGTATTACGGCCGTGAGTCGGCTATGACGCTGACCGTCTTTGGTACGGATACATATACCATGGGCGCCGATGGGGCCTATAAGTTCGTCAATCAATATACCTCGCAGATCAACCCTCAACTGGACATAACCCGCGACACCTGGAACGCTTTGTACCGGGCTATCAATACCATCAACGTCGGTTTGGAGGCAGCACCCAGTATTACGGGACTTGACGAGACGCTCAAAAAGCGACGGATTGCTGAGTTGAAGTTTCTGCGTGCCCACCACTATTTTTTGCTGGTGCAGACGTTCGGTTCAGTATCGCTGCTAACCAAGGGCAACCTCGTTCCTAGTAAGGAATACAGCCGGGCACCGATCAAGGACATTTATGCGCAAATCGTTTCAGACCTGGAGTCATCTCTGACAGATCTGACCCCGCCAACAACCGACTACGGCCGTGTGACGAAAGGGGCTGCCGAACACCTGCTAGCCCGCGTTTACTTGACTAAGGCAACAGACAAAGATGCCGCAGCTGCCGATGATTTTGTGAAAGCGGGAACATATGCCCAGAACGTGATAAAAAATTACTCCTACAGCCTTCTGCCCGATTTCGCGAGCGTGTTTGCGCAGGGTGGGGGCGAAATCAACAGCGAAGTAATTTTTGCTACGCAGTATACATCCGAACCACTGACCGACATAGGTAACGGATTCAACAGCACAACGACCAACACAGTTACGATTAACGGTAATCAGACGCACCTGTATTTCGGAATGGAGTACGATGTTCAGGCCGGTATGCAGCGTGACATTGCCAATGGGCGTCCTTTCAAACGGTTCCGCCCAACGGATTACATGCTGAACGTCGTTTTTGCTCAGAAAGACCGGGATAATGATTCACGGTATAAAAAGACGTTCAAGGATACGTGGCTATCAAACAACCCTAGTAAGACGACTCCTATCTTCGACAATTCGAAAACTTCTTTGAAGTTCACGGCTGGCGATACGGCGATCTTCATTCCGGGTTACGAAATGTCAGTGGCCGATCGGGCCAAACGCCGGTATCAGGTACTGGTACCCAGCTTATACCGGCCGAACCTGTTCCCAACGCTGCAGAAGTTCCTTGATCCATTACGGCCCAACGTCAGTTATGAGCCAGGCAGCCGCGACTTTATTATGTTCCGTCTAGCCGAAACGTATCTAATTGCAGCCGAAGCGCTGATTAAACAGGGTAAAGCCGCTGATGCAGTACCGTTTATCAATGCCGTTCGACGCCGGGCCGCCTGGCCGGGCAAAACAACAGCAATGGAGATCACAGCCGCACAAGCCACTATGGAGTTCATTATGGAAGAGCGGGAACGCGAAATGGCCGGTGAAATGCATCGCTGGTTTGACCTTAAACGCTGGGGTATCCTCATAGAGCGGGTAAAGGCTTACAACCCTGACGGCGCGCCGAACATCAAAGATTTCCATGTTCTGCGACCAATCCCACAGGATCAGATCGACCGCACAGCCGGTGGCCCTACCGCTTACCCGCAAAACCCAGGTTATTAA